Proteins from one Pongo abelii isolate AG06213 chromosome 7, NHGRI_mPonAbe1-v2.0_pri, whole genome shotgun sequence genomic window:
- the CCDC166 gene encoding coiled-coil domain-containing protein 166 isoform X1 produces the protein MAPKKKRGPSAGSQPGGAAAAGAEQPLSERAQYLQREHALLSEQLDACEERVDQVLRENAFLDSEALRLREENRLYASYVSARAQRCANAIVRLEEQNRVDLAQIHWQRAELASLYHGRKDGVRAQLLEMEARAAQMARQVQELQPYKVLQLEQLARIRALERELLHMRVEHTQLLHRVKRRFLEDKAAFEREARQRVQSLARRAEREAARALVAHTQAIKADNWRLRQELLLLLRRTQLLHHTRRQLLEQREQLHREHEDTRDLVRVHGWLRRGPGGPPLWEPPAFSQPTSRPGSLAAPIGPSPAASQTPSVVLSRAASRALSVVPSREASRVPSLVLSSMDSRVPSLATSKVGSRIPSLTASRAGSRALSLAQSLQGSRISSGSSLRVPSQDTLRSTKSGPKLSSGLSRDRDPALLPAQSEESVNAEAAAEASPGRA, from the exons ATGGCGCCCAAGAAAAAGCGCGGGCCGAGCGCGGGAAGCCAGCCAGGTGGTGCGGCGGCCGCGGGTGCCGAGCAGCCGCTATCGGAGCGCGCGCAGTACCTGCAACGCGAACACGCGCTGCTCTCGGAGCAGCTGGACGCCTGCGAGGAGCGCGTTGACCAAGTGCTGCGGGAGAACGCCTTCCTGGACAGCGAGGCGCTGCGCCTGCGCGAGGAGAACCGGCTCTACGCCAGCTACGTGAGCGCGCGCGCCCAGCGCTGCGCCAACGCCATCGTCCGGCTGGAGGAGCAGAACCGCGTGGACCTAGCGCAGATCCACTGGCAGCGGGCGGAACTGGCCTCGCTCTACCACGGGCGCAAGGACGGGGTGCGCGCGCAGCTGCTGGAGATGGAGGCGCGCGCGGCGCAGATGGCACGGCAGGTGCAGGAGCTGCAGCCCTACAAG GTGctgcagctggagcagctggcCCGGATCCGGGCGCTGGAGCGCGAGCTGCTGCATATGCGCGTGGAGCACACGCAGCTGCTCCACCGCGTGAAGCGGCGCTTCCTGGAAGACAAGGCAGCCTTCGAGCGCGAGGCGCGTCAGCGCGTGCAGTCCCTGGCGCGGCGCGCGGAGCGGGAGGCGGCGCGCGCGCTTGTGGCGCACACGCAGGCCATCAAAGCGGACAACTGGCGCCTGCGgcaggagctgctgctgctgctccgcCGGACCCAGCTGCTGCACCACACGCGGCGCCAGCTGCTGGAACAGCGCGAGCAGCTGCACCGCGAGCACGAGGACACGCGGGACCTGGTGCGTGTGCACGGCTGGCTGCGCAGGGGCCCCGGAGGTCCGCCGCTCTGGGAGCCGCCTGCCTTCTCCCAGCCCACCTCGCGCCCCGGGTCATTAGCCGCCCCCATAGGTCCGTCGCCCGCGGCCTCCCAGACCCCGTCTGTGGTACTGTCGCGCGCGGCCTCCCGGGCCTTGTCCGTGGTCCCGTCGCGCGAGGCTTCCCGGGTCCCCTCGTTGGTGCTATCGAGCATGGACTCCAGGGTCCCATCGCTGGCCACTTCAAAGGTGGGATCCCGGATCCCATCCCTGACCGCCTCGCGCGCAGGCTCCCGGGCCTTGTCGCTGGCGCAGTCACTCCAGGGCTCTCGGATTTCTTCGGGGTCCTCATTGAGGGTGCCCTCACAGGACACTCTCCGCTCTACGAAGTCTGGCCCCAAGCTTAGCTCTGGCCTGTCCCGGGATCGGGATCCGGCCCTTCTCCCCGCACAATCGGAGGAGAGCGTGAACGCTGAAGCTGCGGCAGAAGCCTCCCCGGGGAGGGCCTGA
- the CCDC166 gene encoding coiled-coil domain-containing protein 166 isoform X2, with the protein MAPKKKRGPSAGSQPGGAAAAGAEQPLSERAQYLQREHALLSEQLDACEERVDQVLRENAFLDSEALRLREENRLYASYVSARAQRCANAIVRLEEQNRVDLAQIHWQRAELASLYHGRKDGVRAQLLEMEARAAQMARQVLQLEQLARIRALERELLHMRVEHTQLLHRVKRRFLEDKAAFEREARQRVQSLARRAEREAARALVAHTQAIKADNWRLRQELLLLLRRTQLLHHTRRQLLEQREQLHREHEDTRDLVRVHGWLRRGPGGPPLWEPPAFSQPTSRPGSLAAPIGPSPAASQTPSVVLSRAASRALSVVPSREASRVPSLVLSSMDSRVPSLATSKVGSRIPSLTASRAGSRALSLAQSLQGSRISSGSSLRVPSQDTLRSTKSGPKLSSGLSRDRDPALLPAQSEESVNAEAAAEASPGRA; encoded by the exons ATGGCGCCCAAGAAAAAGCGCGGGCCGAGCGCGGGAAGCCAGCCAGGTGGTGCGGCGGCCGCGGGTGCCGAGCAGCCGCTATCGGAGCGCGCGCAGTACCTGCAACGCGAACACGCGCTGCTCTCGGAGCAGCTGGACGCCTGCGAGGAGCGCGTTGACCAAGTGCTGCGGGAGAACGCCTTCCTGGACAGCGAGGCGCTGCGCCTGCGCGAGGAGAACCGGCTCTACGCCAGCTACGTGAGCGCGCGCGCCCAGCGCTGCGCCAACGCCATCGTCCGGCTGGAGGAGCAGAACCGCGTGGACCTAGCGCAGATCCACTGGCAGCGGGCGGAACTGGCCTCGCTCTACCACGGGCGCAAGGACGGGGTGCGCGCGCAGCTGCTGGAGATGGAGGCGCGCGCGGCGCAGATGGCACGGCAG GTGctgcagctggagcagctggcCCGGATCCGGGCGCTGGAGCGCGAGCTGCTGCATATGCGCGTGGAGCACACGCAGCTGCTCCACCGCGTGAAGCGGCGCTTCCTGGAAGACAAGGCAGCCTTCGAGCGCGAGGCGCGTCAGCGCGTGCAGTCCCTGGCGCGGCGCGCGGAGCGGGAGGCGGCGCGCGCGCTTGTGGCGCACACGCAGGCCATCAAAGCGGACAACTGGCGCCTGCGgcaggagctgctgctgctgctccgcCGGACCCAGCTGCTGCACCACACGCGGCGCCAGCTGCTGGAACAGCGCGAGCAGCTGCACCGCGAGCACGAGGACACGCGGGACCTGGTGCGTGTGCACGGCTGGCTGCGCAGGGGCCCCGGAGGTCCGCCGCTCTGGGAGCCGCCTGCCTTCTCCCAGCCCACCTCGCGCCCCGGGTCATTAGCCGCCCCCATAGGTCCGTCGCCCGCGGCCTCCCAGACCCCGTCTGTGGTACTGTCGCGCGCGGCCTCCCGGGCCTTGTCCGTGGTCCCGTCGCGCGAGGCTTCCCGGGTCCCCTCGTTGGTGCTATCGAGCATGGACTCCAGGGTCCCATCGCTGGCCACTTCAAAGGTGGGATCCCGGATCCCATCCCTGACCGCCTCGCGCGCAGGCTCCCGGGCCTTGTCGCTGGCGCAGTCACTCCAGGGCTCTCGGATTTCTTCGGGGTCCTCATTGAGGGTGCCCTCACAGGACACTCTCCGCTCTACGAAGTCTGGCCCCAAGCTTAGCTCTGGCCTGTCCCGGGATCGGGATCCGGCCCTTCTCCCCGCACAATCGGAGGAGAGCGTGAACGCTGAAGCTGCGGCAGAAGCCTCCCCGGGGAGGGCCTGA